One part of the Streptomyces ferrugineus genome encodes these proteins:
- a CDS encoding beta-galactosidase, whose translation MSAPRTPRIPYGGDYNPEQWPEQVWDDDHRLFTRAGIDTLTVGVFSWSLTQPAPDTYDFTVLDRILDRAAAENRRVCLATGTAALPPWLARRHPEVNRTDFEGRRHRYGQRHNFCPSSPAYRDHATALAARLAERYAAHPALLAWHVNNEYGGACYCDLCAGAFREWLKDRYGTLDALNDAWWTTFWSHRYTDFGEIEPPNALTEHWRGPDHTAFQGITLDYLRFTTDALLGCFLAEKEVIRAHDQDTPVTTNFMGMFRPLDYHRWAPHLDFASWDSYPPLDAPPTWPALAHDLMRGLKDGAPFWLMEQTPSTTACRDVNPLRRPGELRLATFQAIAHGADAALYFQLRASRGACEKYHGAVIGHAGRDDTRVFREVAGLGRELEALGDVTLGARTPARTALLFDWDSWWALETSDGPSRLVKYQEMVHAYYRAAREAGVDVDVVPVTADLTGYDVVLAPVLHMVKGDLATRLEAVAARGGTVLTTFLSGRVDEHDRAFLTDVPGPLAPLMGVRVDEWDARPADVVQPVQLGELTCEARLVFEIVLPRGAEPVGTYGADFYAGTPAVTHNRLGASGGEGWYVATALDQPGVDRVVRRILARHDLLGPYSDQPTVETATRVAPDGTRLLFLLNHAPEPARLTAHTAATDLLTGKRVEKGGPLTLDPLGTAILRVQ comes from the coding sequence ATGAGCGCGCCGCGCACCCCGAGGATCCCGTACGGCGGCGACTACAACCCCGAGCAGTGGCCGGAGCAGGTCTGGGACGACGACCACCGTCTGTTCACGCGGGCCGGCATCGACACCCTCACGGTCGGCGTCTTCTCCTGGTCCCTCACCCAACCCGCGCCCGACACCTACGACTTCACGGTCCTCGACCGCATCCTGGACCGTGCGGCCGCCGAGAACCGCCGGGTCTGCCTGGCCACCGGCACCGCGGCCCTCCCGCCCTGGCTGGCCAGGAGGCACCCCGAGGTCAACCGAACGGACTTCGAGGGCCGCCGCCACCGCTACGGCCAGCGCCACAACTTCTGCCCCAGCTCACCGGCGTACCGTGACCACGCCACGGCGCTCGCGGCCCGCCTCGCCGAACGCTACGCGGCCCACCCGGCGCTGCTCGCCTGGCACGTCAACAACGAGTACGGCGGGGCGTGCTACTGCGACCTGTGCGCCGGGGCCTTCCGGGAGTGGCTGAAGGACAGGTACGGCACCCTCGACGCCCTCAACGACGCCTGGTGGACCACCTTCTGGTCCCACCGCTACACCGACTTCGGCGAGATCGAGCCCCCGAACGCCCTCACCGAGCACTGGCGGGGCCCCGACCACACCGCGTTCCAGGGCATCACCCTCGACTACCTCCGGTTCACCACCGACGCGCTGCTCGGCTGCTTCCTCGCCGAGAAGGAGGTGATCCGCGCCCATGACCAGGACACGCCCGTCACCACCAACTTCATGGGCATGTTTCGCCCCCTCGACTACCACCGCTGGGCGCCGCACCTCGACTTCGCCTCCTGGGACAGCTACCCGCCCCTCGACGCCCCGCCCACCTGGCCCGCCCTCGCCCACGACCTGATGCGCGGCCTCAAGGACGGCGCCCCCTTCTGGCTGATGGAGCAGACCCCGTCCACGACGGCCTGCCGTGACGTCAACCCGCTGCGCCGCCCCGGGGAACTCCGCCTGGCCACCTTCCAGGCCATCGCCCACGGCGCGGACGCCGCCCTCTACTTCCAGCTGCGCGCCTCGCGCGGCGCCTGCGAGAAGTACCACGGCGCGGTCATCGGCCACGCGGGCCGTGACGACACCCGCGTGTTCCGTGAAGTGGCGGGGCTGGGGCGGGAGTTGGAGGCGCTCGGCGACGTGACGCTCGGCGCTCGTACCCCCGCGCGCACCGCGCTCCTCTTCGACTGGGACAGCTGGTGGGCCCTGGAGACCTCCGACGGGCCCTCCCGGCTGGTGAAGTACCAGGAGATGGTCCACGCCTACTACCGGGCCGCCCGCGAGGCCGGCGTGGACGTGGACGTCGTGCCGGTCACGGCCGACCTCACGGGGTACGACGTGGTCCTCGCGCCGGTCCTGCACATGGTCAAGGGCGACCTGGCCACCCGCCTGGAGGCCGTCGCCGCACGCGGCGGCACCGTTCTGACGACCTTCCTCTCGGGGCGCGTCGACGAACACGACCGCGCCTTCCTCACCGACGTCCCCGGCCCGCTCGCCCCTCTCATGGGCGTCCGCGTGGACGAATGGGACGCGCGGCCTGCCGACGTCGTGCAGCCGGTCCAGTTGGGAGAGCTGACCTGCGAGGCCCGCCTGGTCTTCGAGATCGTCCTGCCGCGCGGCGCCGAGCCGGTCGGCACGTACGGCGCCGACTTCTACGCCGGCACCCCGGCCGTGACCCACAACCGCCTCGGTGCGAGCGGGGGCGAGGGCTGGTACGTCGCCACCGCCCTGGACCAGCCCGGCGTCGACCGGGTCGTCCGCCGGATCCTGGCCCGCCACGACCTGCTCGGCCCGTACTCCGACCAGCCGACCGTCGAGACGGCGACGCGCGTCGCCCCCGACGGCACCCGCCTGCTCTTCCTCCTCAACCACGCCCCCGAACCGGCCCGTCTGACCGCCCACACCGCCGCCACCGACCTGCTGACCGGCAAGCGGGTCGAGAAAGGCGGGCCACTGACTCTCGACCCACTCGGCACAGCGATCCTGCGGGTTCAGTAG
- a CDS encoding ABC transporter substrate-binding protein, whose amino-acid sequence MKNAGQLSRRQILAAAGFIGLATLTGCGSGDDGGDSKDLSKKRNGAMKEYRVGQQFKAAEPLSLSVLHNDNPVYPMKNGWLFWKELTKRTGVTFEPVGVPLVDYEKKRSVLIGSGDAPFLIPKTYHPSEVAFVSSGAILPVSDYVHLMPNFRDKVKRWRLEPEIDSIRQSDGRFYLLPGLHEKPRSGYSLALRTDVLDRLGLSLPTTWDEVYEVFKAIKAEYPDRYPFSDRWSKNTPYPAAALFSYLGQAYGVRAGWTYNTVDWDANARKFVFTGTRDAYRQMIEFVRKLVAEKLVDPESFTQTDDEAVQKLLGEKSFAISANPQELVQNYRFNLEKQVKGAKIEMTPVPLGPAGPVVLGGVRLENGVMISSKALKSDSFVATMQFVDWLWYSDEGQRFARWGVEGVTYTRSAGQYQPKPGISLMGSDPDAPKDMQKDYGFYNGVFAYGGSWELVSSMFSPDEKKFQDVMSRREQTPIAPAHPLQSFEQEQASLWETPLRDHVTQNTLKFVLGKRPMSEWDAYVTELKSKNMDRLVDLHNKAYERFEKENG is encoded by the coding sequence GTGAAGAACGCAGGACAGCTGTCGCGGCGTCAGATCCTCGCCGCCGCCGGCTTCATCGGCCTCGCCACCCTCACCGGCTGCGGCAGCGGCGACGACGGCGGGGACTCCAAGGACCTGTCGAAGAAGCGGAACGGCGCCATGAAGGAGTACCGCGTCGGCCAGCAGTTCAAGGCGGCCGAGCCGCTGTCCCTGTCGGTCCTGCACAACGACAACCCGGTCTACCCGATGAAGAACGGCTGGCTGTTCTGGAAGGAGCTCACCAAGCGCACCGGCGTCACCTTCGAGCCGGTCGGCGTCCCCCTGGTCGACTACGAGAAGAAGCGCAGCGTCCTGATCGGCTCGGGCGACGCCCCGTTCCTGATCCCCAAGACGTACCACCCCTCGGAGGTCGCGTTCGTGTCGTCGGGCGCGATCCTCCCGGTCAGCGACTACGTGCACCTGATGCCCAACTTCCGGGACAAGGTCAAGCGCTGGAGACTGGAGCCGGAGATCGACTCCATCCGGCAGTCCGACGGCAGGTTCTATCTGCTGCCCGGCCTGCACGAGAAGCCCAGGTCCGGCTACTCGCTGGCGCTGCGCACGGACGTCCTCGACCGGCTCGGACTGAGCCTGCCCACCACCTGGGACGAGGTGTACGAGGTCTTCAAGGCGATCAAGGCGGAGTACCCGGACCGCTACCCGTTCTCCGACCGCTGGAGCAAGAACACGCCCTACCCGGCCGCCGCCCTCTTCAGCTACCTCGGCCAGGCGTACGGGGTCCGGGCCGGATGGACGTACAACACCGTCGACTGGGACGCCAACGCGCGGAAGTTCGTCTTCACCGGAACCAGGGACGCCTACCGGCAGATGATCGAGTTCGTGCGGAAGCTGGTCGCCGAGAAGCTGGTGGACCCGGAGAGCTTCACCCAGACCGACGACGAGGCAGTGCAGAAGCTGCTCGGCGAGAAGTCCTTCGCGATCAGCGCCAACCCGCAGGAACTGGTGCAGAACTACCGCTTCAACCTCGAGAAGCAGGTCAAGGGCGCGAAGATCGAGATGACTCCGGTGCCGCTGGGACCCGCCGGTCCCGTGGTGCTGGGCGGCGTCCGGCTGGAGAACGGCGTCATGATCTCCAGCAAGGCGCTCAAGAGCGACAGCTTCGTCGCGACGATGCAGTTCGTGGACTGGCTGTGGTACTCGGACGAGGGCCAGCGGTTCGCGCGGTGGGGCGTCGAGGGCGTCACCTACACCCGCTCCGCTGGCCAGTACCAGCCGAAGCCCGGCATCAGCCTCATGGGGTCCGACCCGGACGCCCCGAAGGACATGCAGAAGGACTACGGCTTCTACAACGGCGTCTTCGCCTACGGCGGCAGCTGGGAACTCGTCTCCTCCATGTTCAGCCCCGACGAGAAGAAGTTCCAGGACGTCATGTCCCGGCGCGAACAGACGCCCATCGCCCCGGCCCACCCGCTGCAGTCCTTCGAGCAGGAACAGGCATCCCTGTGGGAGACGCCGCTCAGGGACCACGTCACCCAGAACACCCTCAAGTTCGTCCTCGGCAAGCGCCCGATGTCCGAGTGGGACGCCTACGTCACCGAACTCAAGTCCAAGAACATGGACCGGCTCGTCGACCTGCACAACAAGGCGTACGAACGCTTCGAGAAGGAGAACGGGTGA
- a CDS encoding carbohydrate ABC transporter permease — translation MVKPSRSYRVFQGVNGVVLTLVVIVTLYPFANIIARSFSSERQIRAGEVTLWPKGFNLTTYKIVFQDSMFWRNYGNTVLYTAVATTVAMVLTTCYAYVLSKKHLKGRGVLVGVAVFTMFFTGGLIPNYVLVTSLGLKNSVWAIALPNAISVFNLLVMKAFFESLPTELEEAAQIDGLSTYGILLRIVLPLSKAVVATMVLFYSVSFWNSWFSAFLYMDKSELMPVTVYLRNLISGATTGGNAGAADAQLSQVGANIQAVTIVLTSLPILCVYPFVQRYFVSGVMLGAVKG, via the coding sequence GTGGTGAAGCCGAGCCGCTCCTACCGCGTCTTCCAGGGCGTCAACGGCGTCGTCCTCACCCTGGTCGTGATCGTCACCCTGTACCCGTTCGCCAACATCATCGCCCGGTCGTTCAGTTCGGAGCGGCAGATCCGGGCCGGGGAAGTGACGCTGTGGCCCAAGGGGTTCAACCTCACCACGTACAAGATCGTGTTCCAGGACTCGATGTTCTGGCGGAACTACGGCAATACCGTGCTGTACACGGCGGTCGCCACCACCGTGGCCATGGTCCTGACCACCTGTTATGCCTACGTCCTGTCGAAGAAGCACCTCAAGGGACGCGGCGTACTGGTCGGCGTCGCCGTCTTCACCATGTTCTTCACCGGCGGCCTGATCCCCAACTACGTCCTGGTCACCAGCCTCGGCCTGAAGAACAGCGTCTGGGCCATAGCGCTCCCCAACGCGATCAGTGTGTTCAACCTGCTGGTGATGAAGGCGTTCTTCGAGAGCCTGCCGACCGAACTGGAGGAAGCCGCGCAGATCGACGGCCTCAGTACGTACGGCATTCTGCTGCGGATCGTGCTGCCCCTGTCGAAGGCGGTCGTCGCGACGATGGTGCTGTTCTACTCGGTGTCCTTCTGGAACTCCTGGTTCAGCGCCTTCCTGTACATGGACAAGTCCGAGCTCATGCCGGTCACCGTCTATCTGCGCAACCTCATCTCGGGCGCCACCACGGGCGGCAACGCGGGTGCCGCCGACGCACAGCTCAGCCAGGTGGGGGCGAACATCCAGGCGGTGACGATCGTGCTGACCTCGCTGCCCATCCTCTGTGTCTATCCGTTCGTCCAGCGCTACTTCGTCTCGGGCGTGATGCTCGGCGCGGTCAAGGGCTAA
- a CDS encoding alpha-glucuronidase has protein sequence MQGVDPAWLPDGAFRPIGTRRTLIRGSGPLVDTVHGEVADACARFGGSVSREGSPEPYDLVLELTGPGDGEAFAFERGDGRTTVTASGGPGLLYGLFHVVRLGDTAFQGSHDREEHRPDVALRMLDHWDNVAVHPVMGQVERGYAGGSLFWEDGRARGELLGRVRAYGRLLAACGINAVAVNNVNVHETEARLLTDRIGEVAAIAAVLRPYGIRTHLSVTFAAPMVLGGLSTADPLDAGVRGWWARTTARVYGAIPDFGGYVVKADSEGQPGPFAYGRSHADGANMLAAALGPYGGTVHWRAFVYDHRQDWRDRTTDRARAAYDHFVPLDGQFAANAVLQVKHGPMDFQVREPLSPLIGAMPRTRLAVELQATQEYTGQQRHVCWLGPMWSEVLRFRPEESAAVGELARGGLVAVSNVGDDPFWTGHPLAQANLYTFGRLAWEPGADPGRILDEWIALTFGPRPAAELHAVLDGSWRTYEKYTAPLGVGWMVQPGHHYGPSVDGYEYSPWGTYHFADRDGVGVDRSVATGTGYAGQYAEQWAEVYESPDTCPDEVLLFFHHVSYNHVLRSGKTVIQHIYDTHFEGVAEVERAREVWASLAGLMDPARHARVAERYEEQLRSAREWRDQINSYFLRKSGVGDAHGRRIY, from the coding sequence ATGCAGGGTGTCGATCCGGCCTGGCTGCCGGACGGGGCGTTCCGGCCGATCGGCACCCGGCGGACCCTGATCCGCGGCTCGGGTCCGCTGGTGGACACCGTGCACGGGGAAGTGGCGGATGCCTGCGCGCGGTTCGGGGGGAGCGTCTCGCGCGAGGGCTCCCCCGAACCGTACGACCTGGTGCTGGAGCTGACCGGCCCGGGTGACGGCGAGGCGTTCGCCTTCGAGCGCGGTGACGGCCGTACGACCGTCACCGCGTCCGGCGGGCCCGGGCTGCTGTACGGCCTCTTCCACGTCGTACGGCTCGGTGACACGGCGTTCCAGGGCTCGCACGACCGCGAGGAGCACCGGCCCGACGTGGCGCTGCGCATGCTCGACCACTGGGACAACGTGGCCGTGCATCCGGTCATGGGCCAGGTGGAGCGCGGATACGCCGGCGGCTCGCTGTTCTGGGAGGACGGACGGGCGCGCGGCGAGCTGCTGGGGCGGGTGCGGGCGTACGGGCGGCTGCTGGCGGCGTGCGGGATCAACGCCGTGGCCGTCAACAACGTCAATGTGCACGAGACCGAGGCCCGTCTGCTGACGGACCGGATCGGCGAGGTCGCCGCGATCGCGGCTGTGCTGCGGCCCTATGGCATCCGCACCCATCTGTCGGTCACCTTCGCGGCGCCGATGGTGCTCGGCGGGCTGTCCACGGCGGATCCGCTGGATGCGGGTGTGCGCGGGTGGTGGGCGCGGACGACCGCGCGAGTGTACGGGGCGATCCCGGACTTCGGCGGGTATGTGGTGAAGGCCGACTCGGAGGGGCAGCCGGGGCCCTTCGCGTACGGCCGCAGCCACGCGGACGGGGCGAACATGCTGGCCGCCGCACTGGGGCCGTACGGCGGCACGGTGCACTGGCGGGCCTTCGTCTACGACCACCGACAGGACTGGCGGGACCGGACGACGGACCGGGCGCGGGCCGCGTACGACCATTTCGTGCCGCTGGACGGGCAGTTCGCCGCCAACGCTGTGCTCCAGGTGAAGCACGGGCCGATGGACTTCCAGGTGCGGGAGCCTCTCTCGCCGCTGATCGGTGCGATGCCGCGCACTCGGCTCGCCGTGGAGCTGCAGGCCACCCAGGAGTACACCGGGCAGCAGCGGCATGTGTGCTGGCTCGGGCCCATGTGGAGTGAGGTGCTGCGGTTCCGGCCGGAGGAGTCGGCCGCGGTCGGGGAGTTGGCGCGCGGTGGGCTGGTGGCCGTGTCCAACGTCGGTGACGATCCGTTCTGGACCGGCCATCCGCTGGCCCAGGCGAACCTGTACACCTTCGGGCGGCTGGCCTGGGAGCCCGGCGCGGATCCGGGCCGGATCCTGGACGAGTGGATCGCCCTCACCTTCGGACCGCGTCCGGCGGCGGAGCTGCACGCGGTGCTCGACGGTTCGTGGCGGACGTACGAGAAGTACACGGCGCCGCTCGGGGTGGGCTGGATGGTGCAGCCCGGCCACCACTACGGGCCGAGCGTGGACGGGTACGAGTACAGCCCCTGGGGCACCTACCACTTCGCCGACCGCGACGGCGTCGGCGTCGACCGCAGCGTGGCGACCGGCACCGGGTACGCGGGGCAGTACGCCGAGCAGTGGGCCGAGGTGTACGAGTCACCGGACACCTGCCCGGACGAGGTGCTGCTGTTCTTCCACCATGTGTCGTACAACCATGTGCTCCGGAGCGGGAAGACGGTGATCCAGCACATATACGACACACACTTCGAAGGCGTGGCGGAGGTGGAGCGGGCCCGCGAGGTGTGGGCCTCGCTGGCGGGGCTGATGGACCCGGCGCGCCACGCGCGGGTCGCGGAGCGGTACGAGGAGCAGCTCCGCAGTGCCCGCGAGTGGCGCGATCAGATCAACAGCTACTTCCTGCGCAAGTCAGGTGTGGGCGACGCACATGGGCGCCGCATCTACTGA
- a CDS encoding GH92 family glycosyl hydrolase, whose translation MTVGSQGAAVALPEAPATADREFASSFEADDPAPDWLNTVDTAPDGTKRASGVDGGYSTGIPGNVTDHVTDVRASGENTGGGEVKENLVDGEPSSKWLVFAPTGWVEFDLDKPVKIAKYALTSANDYAERDPQDWILQGSTDGKDWKTVDTRSGESFAERFQTRTYDLAEPAEYQHFRLEITENHGAADILQLADVQFSTGGSDGPVPQDMLSLVDRGPSGSPTAKAGAGFTGKRALRYAGRHTADGRAYSYNKVYDVNVAVGRDTRLSYRVFPSMADGDRDYDATNVSVDLAFTDGTHLSDLGATDQHGFPLSPRGQGAAKVLYVNQWNNVASRIGSVAAGRTVDRILVAYDSPKGPAKFRGWLDDIALKAVAPEKPKAHPSDYALTTRGTLSSGGFSRGNNFPATAVPHGFNFWTPVTNAGSLTWLYDYARANNDDNLPTVQAFSASHEPSPWMGDRQTFQMMPSAAAGTPDTGREARELAFRHENETARPYYYGVRFENGLKAEMAPTDHAAVLRFTYPGDDASVVFDNVTDQAGLTLDEENGIVTGYSDVKSGLSTGATRLFVYGEFDKPVTEGSSSGVKGYLRFDAGADRTVTLRLATSLISVDQAKDNLRQEVDGASFERVKSRAQHQWDRLLGKVEVQGATPDQLTTLYSSLYRLYLYPNSGFEKVGGKYRYASPFSPMPNPDTPTHTGAKIVDGKVYVNNGFWDTYRTTWPAYSLLTPGQAGEMVDGFVQQYKDGGWTSRWSSPGYADLMTGTSSDVAFADAYVKGVDFDAKSAYDAAVKNATVVPPSSGVGRKGMATSPFLGYTSTETHEGLSWALEGYLNDYGIAKMGRALYKKTGDKRYKEESEYFLDRARDYVNLFDGKAGFFQGRDQKGDWRVESSKYDPRVWGYDYTETNGWGYAFTAPQDSRGLANLYGGRDGLADKLDEYFATPETASPEFKGSYNGVIHEMTEARDVRMGMYGHSNQVAHHAIYMYDAAGQPWKAQKNVREVLSRLYVGSEIGQGYHGDEDNGEQSAWFLFSALGFYPLVMGSGEYAIGSPLFNKATVQLENGRKLVVKAPRNSARNVYVQGLRVNGVPWKSTSLPHSLIAKGGVLEFDMGPRPSSWGTGKNAAPVSITKDDKVPTPRADALKGDGADGALFDDTSATQASVTSVDLPVSEGTRAVQYTLTSPSDRTKAPAGWKLQGSKDGTTWRTLDGRSGQSFAWDRQTRAFSVGSPGTYAKYRLVLDGEAVLSEVELLA comes from the coding sequence TTGACCGTGGGTTCGCAGGGGGCGGCGGTGGCCCTGCCCGAGGCGCCCGCGACAGCCGACCGGGAGTTCGCCTCCTCCTTCGAGGCGGACGATCCGGCACCCGACTGGCTCAACACCGTCGACACCGCCCCGGACGGCACCAAACGCGCCTCGGGCGTCGACGGCGGCTACAGCACCGGCATCCCGGGCAATGTGACCGACCACGTCACGGACGTACGGGCGAGCGGGGAGAACACCGGCGGCGGCGAGGTGAAGGAGAACCTCGTCGACGGGGAGCCCAGCAGCAAATGGCTGGTCTTCGCCCCCACCGGGTGGGTGGAGTTCGACCTGGACAAGCCGGTGAAAATCGCCAAGTACGCCCTCACCTCGGCCAATGACTACGCCGAACGCGACCCCCAGGACTGGATCCTTCAGGGCTCCACGGACGGCAAGGACTGGAAGACGGTCGACACCCGATCGGGTGAGAGCTTCGCCGAACGGTTCCAGACCAGGACGTACGACCTCGCGGAACCGGCCGAGTACCAGCACTTCCGGCTGGAGATCACCGAGAACCACGGCGCCGCCGACATCCTCCAGCTCGCCGACGTCCAGTTCTCCACGGGCGGCAGCGACGGCCCGGTCCCACAGGACATGCTCTCCCTGGTCGACCGCGGCCCGAGCGGCTCGCCGACCGCCAAGGCGGGCGCCGGCTTCACCGGCAAGCGGGCGCTGCGCTACGCCGGCCGGCACACGGCGGACGGACGGGCGTACTCGTACAACAAGGTCTACGACGTGAACGTGGCCGTCGGCCGCGACACCCGGCTGTCCTACCGCGTCTTCCCGTCGATGGCCGACGGCGACCGCGACTACGACGCCACGAACGTCTCCGTCGACCTCGCCTTCACCGACGGCACCCACCTCAGCGACCTCGGCGCCACCGACCAGCACGGCTTCCCGCTGTCGCCGCGCGGGCAGGGCGCGGCCAAGGTGCTCTACGTCAACCAGTGGAACAACGTCGCCTCGCGCATCGGATCGGTCGCGGCCGGCAGGACGGTCGACCGGATCCTGGTGGCGTACGACTCCCCCAAGGGCCCGGCGAAGTTCCGCGGCTGGCTGGACGACATCGCGCTGAAGGCGGTGGCCCCCGAGAAGCCGAAGGCCCACCCGTCCGACTACGCGCTCACCACCCGCGGCACCCTCTCCAGCGGCGGCTTCTCACGCGGCAACAACTTCCCGGCGACCGCCGTGCCGCACGGCTTCAACTTCTGGACGCCGGTGACGAACGCGGGCTCGCTGACCTGGCTGTACGACTACGCCCGCGCCAACAACGACGACAACCTGCCGACGGTCCAGGCGTTCAGCGCCAGCCATGAGCCCAGCCCCTGGATGGGTGACCGGCAGACCTTCCAGATGATGCCGTCGGCCGCCGCCGGCACCCCGGACACCGGGCGGGAGGCCCGCGAGCTGGCCTTCCGGCACGAGAACGAGACGGCGCGGCCGTACTACTACGGGGTGCGGTTCGAGAACGGGCTGAAGGCGGAGATGGCGCCGACCGACCACGCGGCGGTGCTGCGCTTCACCTACCCGGGTGACGACGCGAGCGTCGTCTTCGACAACGTGACGGACCAGGCGGGGCTCACCCTCGACGAGGAGAACGGGATCGTCACCGGCTACTCGGACGTGAAGTCCGGGCTGTCGACGGGCGCGACCCGGCTGTTCGTGTACGGCGAGTTCGACAAGCCGGTGACCGAGGGCTCGTCCAGTGGGGTGAAGGGCTATCTGCGCTTCGACGCCGGAGCCGACCGGACGGTCACCCTGCGCCTGGCCACCTCGCTCATCAGCGTCGACCAGGCGAAGGACAACCTGCGCCAGGAGGTCGACGGCGCCTCCTTCGAGCGCGTGAAGTCACGCGCCCAGCACCAGTGGGACCGGCTGCTCGGCAAGGTCGAGGTTCAGGGCGCGACGCCGGACCAGCTGACCACGCTGTACTCCAGCCTGTACCGGCTGTACCTGTACCCCAACTCCGGCTTCGAGAAGGTCGGCGGGAAGTACCGGTACGCGTCGCCGTTCTCGCCGATGCCGAACCCCGACACCCCGACGCACACCGGGGCGAAGATCGTGGACGGCAAGGTGTACGTCAACAACGGCTTCTGGGACACCTACCGGACCACCTGGCCCGCGTACTCGCTCCTCACCCCGGGCCAGGCGGGCGAGATGGTCGACGGCTTCGTGCAGCAGTACAAGGACGGCGGCTGGACCTCCCGCTGGTCCTCCCCCGGCTACGCCGACCTGATGACCGGCACCTCCTCGGACGTCGCCTTCGCGGACGCCTACGTCAAGGGCGTCGACTTCGACGCGAAGTCGGCGTACGACGCGGCCGTGAAGAACGCGACCGTCGTGCCCCCGTCGTCCGGCGTCGGCCGCAAGGGCATGGCGACCTCGCCGTTCCTCGGCTACACCAGCACCGAGACGCACGAGGGCCTGTCGTGGGCGCTGGAGGGCTACCTCAACGACTACGGCATCGCGAAGATGGGCCGGGCCCTGTACAAGAAGACTGGCGACAAGCGCTACAAGGAGGAGTCGGAGTACTTCCTCGACCGCGCCCGGGACTATGTGAACCTGTTCGACGGGAAGGCCGGTTTCTTCCAGGGCCGGGACCAGAAGGGCGACTGGCGCGTCGAGTCCTCGAAGTACGACCCGCGCGTGTGGGGCTACGACTACACGGAGACCAACGGCTGGGGGTACGCCTTCACGGCACCCCAGGACAGCCGGGGCCTGGCCAACCTCTACGGCGGCCGGGACGGTCTGGCCGACAAGCTGGACGAGTACTTCGCCACCCCGGAGACGGCCTCGCCGGAGTTCAAGGGCTCCTACAACGGTGTCATCCACGAGATGACGGAGGCACGGGACGTCCGGATGGGCATGTACGGCCACTCCAACCAGGTCGCCCACCACGCGATCTACATGTACGACGCGGCCGGGCAGCCCTGGAAGGCGCAGAAAAACGTGCGCGAGGTGCTGTCGCGGCTGTACGTCGGCAGCGAGATCGGACAGGGCTACCACGGCGACGAGGACAACGGCGAGCAGTCGGCCTGGTTCCTGTTCTCCGCGCTGGGCTTCTATCCGCTGGTGATGGGCAGTGGCGAGTACGCCATCGGCTCACCCCTGTTCAATAAGGCGACGGTCCAGCTGGAGAACGGCCGCAAGCTGGTGGTGAAGGCGCCGAGGAACAGCGCCCGCAACGTGTACGTCCAGGGCCTGAGGGTCAACGGGGTGCCGTGGAAGTCGACCTCGCTGCCGCACTCGCTGATCGCGAAGGGCGGCGTCCTGGAGTTCGACATGGGCCCGCGGCCCTCGTCCTGGGGCACCGGCAAGAACGCGGCGCCCGTGTCCATCACCAAGGACGACAAGGTGCCGACGCCTCGGGCGGACGCGCTGAAGGGTGACGGAGCTGACGGGGCGCTGTTCGACGACACCTCGGCGACCCAGGCGAGCGTCACATCGGTGGACCTGCCGGTGTCCGAGGGCACCAGGGCCGTGCAGTACACCCTGACGTCGCCGTCCGACCGGACGAAGGCGCCGGCCGGCTGGAAGCTCCAGGGGTCGAAGGACGGCACCACGTGGCGCACCCTCGACGGACGCTCCGGGCAGTCCTTCGCATGGGACCGCCAGACACGGGCGTTCTCCGTGGGGTCGCCGGGTACGTACGCGAAGTACCGCCTGGTGCTCGACGGCGAGGCGGTGCTGTCGGAAGTCGAACTGCTCGCCTGA